Proteins co-encoded in one Manis pentadactyla isolate mManPen7 chromosome 17, mManPen7.hap1, whole genome shotgun sequence genomic window:
- the ACOD1 gene encoding cis-aconitate decarboxylase, whose amino-acid sequence MMLKSVTESFAKVIHGLQVGHLTDRVIQRSKRMILDTLGVGILGTSTDVFHKASKYSKIYSSHLSSTVWGHPDLRIPPTYAAFVNGVAIHSMDFDDTWHPATHPSGAVLPVLVALSEALPRSSKCSGLDLLLAFNVGIEVQGQLMHFSKEANNIPKRFHPPSVVGTLGSAAATSKLLGLSMTKCQEALAIAVSLAGAPMANAATQTKPLHIGNAARHGMEAAFLAMLGLQGNKQVLDMEAGFGAFYANYSPKVLPNLDSHTWLLDQQDVAFKRFPAHLATHWVADAAASVRKHLVRDRALPPFDSIERIVLRIPDVPYVNRPSPDSEHEARHSFQYVACAMLLDGGITVPSFHKLQINRPQVRKLLHKVELEHPQDNLPSFNTMYCEMSVTLSDGATFTESSDAFYGHWRKPLSQKDLQEKFRSNASRTLSCDTVERLIEIVANLEDLEDCSALTTLLKGPSPPETISTFI is encoded by the exons ATGATGCTCAAG TCCGTCACAGAGAGCTTTGCCAAAGTGATCCATGGCCTGCAGGTGGGACACCTGACTGATCGCGTCATTCAGAGGAGCAAGAGGATGATTCTGGACACACTGGGTGTTGGGATCCTGGGAACCAGTACAGACGTGTTTCACAAAGCCAGCAAATATAGTAAA ATTTACAGTTCCCATCTATCCAGCACTGTTTGGGGCCATCCAGACTTGAGGATCCCGCCGACATACGCCGCTTTCGTTAATGGTGTGGCT ATTCACTCAATGGATTTTGATGACACGTGGCACCCTGCCACCCATCCTTCTGGAGCTGTCCTTCCTGTCCTCGTGGCTTTATCAGAAGCCCTGCCTCGAAGTTCGAAGTGTTCTGGCCTCGACCTGCTGCTGGCTTTCAATGTTGGGATTGAAGTGCAAGGTCAATTGATGCATTTCTCCAAGGAGGCTAATAACATACCGAAGAG ATTCCATCCCCCTTCGGTGGTAGGAACGTTGGGTAGCGCTGCTGCGACATCCAAGCTTTTAGGACTCAGCATGACCAAGTGCCAAGAGGCCCTGGCTATTGCTGTTTCTCTTGCTGGGGCACCCATGGCAAATGCTGCCACTCAGACTAAGCCTCTGCACATTGGCAACGCCGCCAGGCATGGGATGGAAGCTGCTTTTCTGGCAATGCTGGGTCTTCAAGGAAATAAGCAAGTCTTGGACATGGAGGCAGGGTTTGGGGCCTTCTATGCCAACTATTCCCCAAAAGTCCTTCCAAACCTCGATTCCCACACTTGGCTGCTGGACCAGCAGGATGTGGCCTTCAAGCGTTTCCCTGCACATTTGGCCACCCACTGGGTGGCAGATGCAGCTGCATCTGTGAGAAAGCACCTTGTAAGAGACAGAGCCCTGCCTCCCTTTGACAGCATTGAGAGAATTGTGCTCAGAATCCCAGATGTCCCGTATGTGAACAGGCCCTCGCCTGACTCAGAACACGAAGCCCGTCACTCATTCCAGTATGTGGCCTGTGCCATGCTGCTTGACGGTGGCATCACTGTCCCATCATTCCACAAACTCCAGATCAACAGGCCACAGGTGAGAAAGCTGCTCCATAAGGTGGAGCTGGAGCACCCTCAGGACAACCTGCCAAGCTTCAACACAATGTACTGTGAGATGAGTGTCACCCTCAGCGATGGAGCCACCTTCACAGAGAGTTCTGATGCCTTCTATGGTCACTGGAGGAAGCCACTGAGCCAGAAGGACCTACAGGAGAAGTTCCGATCGAACGCCTCCAGGACACTGTCCTGTGACACAGTTGAAAGACTAATAGAAATAGTAGCAAACCTGGAAGACCTGGAAGACTGTTCTGCATTAACCACGCTTCTGAAAGGACCCTCACCACCAGAGACCATCTCAACATTTATCTAG